From a single Nocardioides panacis genomic region:
- the cspE gene encoding transcription antiterminator/RNA stability regulator CspE, giving the protein MAQGTVKWFNAEKGFGFIAQEDGGDDVFVHYSAIQSQGYKSLDENQKVEFDVTQGPKGPQAENVRAL; this is encoded by the coding sequence ATGGCTCAGGGCACCGTCAAGTGGTTCAACGCCGAGAAGGGCTTCGGCTTCATTGCGCAGGAGGACGGCGGCGACGACGTCTTCGTGCACTACTCGGCCATCCAGTCGCAGGGCTACAAGTCCCTCGACGAGAACCAGAAGGTCGAATTCGACGTCACGCAGGGCCCCAAGGGCCCGCAGGCGGAGAACGTTCGCGCTCTCTGA
- a CDS encoding heavy metal translocating P-type ATPase → MASLRDAPPPGSSRRASGSSGSSGGHVDLLVGGMTCASCVGRVEKKLNRIDGVTATVNLATASASVDYTGDVGVEDLVRTVQQTGYTAAVSTDASSTAATDDERALAADYRRRLLVAAPLSLLVVALTMLPGVPDTTAVRLTALALATPVVLWAGWPFHRAAALNARHGASTMDTLVSLGTLVAYGWSLVQALTGGMHTYVEVAATVTTFLLLGRWSESRAKQRAGSALRELLALGAHEATLLDEDGAERLVEVGLLRPGMRFLVRPGEQVATDGVVLEGRSGVDESMLTGESVPVDKSPGDEVVGATLNTSGRLVVEVTRVGRDTAVARIADLVRHAQATKAPVQRLADRVSAVFVPVVLGLAVATFAAWALLGDPAGGFTAAVAVLVIACPCALGLATPTALLVGTGRAAQLGIVIREAGVLESTRRIDTIVLDKTGTVTTGVMGVHDVVTHHAEAVRLAGALEASSEHPVGRAVAEYAARTGPQPWQSRPPTVTDFANHEGIGVSGVVDGRRVRVGRAPADVALPSADADGGTRSETLPFALAQAVCSAREAGRTAVLVELDGRPAAVFDVGDTVKATSADAVRRLRGLGLHPILLTGDHTTTARAVAAEVGIDEVIAEVMPADKAATIAGLRAQGRVVAMVGDGVNDAAALVEADLGVAMGTGTAAAIEASDLTLTHGDLRAAADAIELSRRTLRTVRQNLFWAFAYNVVGLPVAALGLLDPMIAGAAMAASSVCVVGNSLRLRRFTPDRRS, encoded by the coding sequence ATGGCCTCCCTGCGGGACGCCCCGCCCCCCGGCTCCTCGCGACGGGCGAGCGGCTCGAGCGGCTCGAGCGGCGGGCACGTCGACCTCCTGGTCGGCGGGATGACGTGCGCGTCGTGCGTCGGCCGGGTCGAGAAGAAGCTGAACCGGATCGACGGCGTCACCGCCACCGTCAACCTGGCCACCGCCTCCGCGTCGGTGGACTACACCGGGGACGTCGGCGTCGAGGACCTGGTCCGCACGGTGCAGCAGACCGGCTACACCGCGGCGGTCTCGACCGACGCGTCCTCGACCGCCGCCACCGACGACGAGCGGGCCCTGGCCGCGGACTACCGGCGCCGGCTGCTGGTCGCCGCGCCGCTCAGCCTGCTGGTCGTCGCGCTGACCATGCTGCCCGGCGTGCCCGACACGACCGCCGTACGCCTCACCGCGCTCGCGCTGGCCACCCCGGTGGTGCTGTGGGCCGGGTGGCCGTTCCACCGGGCCGCGGCGCTCAACGCCCGGCACGGCGCGAGCACGATGGACACGCTGGTCTCGCTCGGGACGCTGGTCGCCTACGGCTGGTCACTGGTGCAGGCGCTGACCGGCGGCATGCACACCTACGTCGAGGTCGCGGCGACCGTCACCACCTTCCTGCTGCTCGGCCGCTGGAGCGAGTCGCGGGCCAAGCAGCGCGCCGGCTCCGCGCTGCGCGAGCTGCTGGCCCTGGGCGCCCACGAGGCCACCCTGCTCGACGAGGACGGCGCCGAGCGGCTGGTCGAGGTCGGCCTGCTCCGGCCGGGCATGCGGTTCCTGGTCCGGCCCGGTGAGCAGGTCGCGACCGACGGGGTCGTCCTCGAGGGCCGCTCCGGCGTCGACGAGTCGATGCTGACCGGGGAGAGCGTCCCGGTCGACAAGTCCCCCGGCGACGAGGTCGTCGGCGCCACCCTGAACACCTCGGGGCGGCTGGTCGTCGAGGTCACCCGGGTCGGCCGGGACACCGCGGTCGCCCGGATCGCCGACCTGGTCCGGCACGCCCAGGCCACCAAGGCGCCGGTGCAGCGGCTCGCCGACCGGGTGTCCGCGGTCTTCGTGCCGGTGGTGCTCGGCCTCGCGGTCGCCACCTTCGCGGCCTGGGCCCTGCTCGGCGACCCCGCCGGCGGGTTCACCGCCGCGGTCGCGGTGCTGGTGATCGCCTGCCCCTGCGCGCTCGGCCTGGCGACCCCGACCGCACTGCTCGTCGGCACCGGCCGCGCCGCCCAGCTCGGCATCGTGATCCGGGAGGCCGGGGTGCTGGAGTCCACCCGCCGCATCGACACGATCGTGCTGGACAAGACCGGCACCGTCACCACCGGGGTGATGGGCGTGCACGACGTGGTCACCCACCACGCCGAGGCGGTCCGCCTGGCCGGCGCGCTCGAGGCGTCCTCCGAGCACCCGGTGGGCCGGGCGGTGGCGGAGTACGCCGCCCGCACCGGTCCGCAGCCGTGGCAGTCCCGGCCGCCGACGGTCACCGACTTCGCCAACCACGAGGGCATCGGGGTCTCCGGCGTCGTCGACGGCCGCCGGGTGCGGGTCGGTCGCGCCCCGGCCGACGTGGCGCTGCCCTCGGCCGACGCCGACGGCGGCACCCGGTCCGAGACACTGCCCTTCGCGCTGGCCCAGGCAGTCTGCTCCGCCCGGGAGGCCGGCCGCACCGCCGTGCTCGTCGAGCTCGACGGCCGTCCCGCCGCGGTGTTCGACGTGGGCGACACCGTCAAGGCCACCAGCGCGGACGCCGTACGACGGCTGCGGGGTCTCGGGCTGCACCCGATCCTGTTGACCGGCGACCACACCACCACCGCCCGGGCCGTCGCGGCCGAGGTCGGCATCGACGAGGTGATCGCCGAGGTGATGCCGGCCGACAAGGCGGCGACCATCGCCGGCCTGCGCGCGCAGGGGCGGGTGGTGGCGATGGTCGGGGACGGCGTCAACGACGCGGCCGCCCTGGTCGAGGCGGACCTCGGCGTGGCGATGGGGACCGGCACGGCGGCCGCGATCGAGGCCAGCGACCTGACCCTCACGCACGGGGACCTGCGGGCCGCGGCGGACGCCATCGAGCTGTCCCGCCGGACGCTGAGGACCGTGCGGCAGAACCTGTTCTGGGCGTTCGCCTACAACGTCGTGGGGCTGCCGGTGGCCGCCCTCGGGCTGCTCGACCCGATGATCGCGGGCGCGGCGATGGCCGCGTCGAGCGTCTGCGTGGTCGGGAACTCGTTGCGGCTGCGCAGGTTCACGCCGGACCGCCGGAGCTGA
- a CDS encoding heavy-metal-associated domain-containing protein, which produces MTENTYTVTGMTCAHCAAAVTEEVSAVSGVESVEVSVEAGTVLVRGVGVSDEQVRTAVDEAGYAVA; this is translated from the coding sequence GTGACCGAGAACACCTACACCGTGACCGGGATGACCTGCGCGCACTGTGCCGCGGCCGTCACCGAGGAGGTCTCCGCCGTGTCCGGTGTCGAGTCCGTGGAGGTGAGCGTCGAGGCGGGGACCGTGCTGGTCCGCGGCGTCGGCGTGAGCGACGAGCAGGTGCGTACGGCGGTCGACGAGGCCGGCTACGCGGTGGCCTGA
- a CDS encoding metal-sensitive transcriptional regulator, whose product MAETHGYHDNKAAYLARLRRIEGQVRGLQRLVDEDTYCIDILTQVSAVNKALQGVAVGLVQDHLGHCVRDAVASGGTEADAKVAEASAAIARLLRT is encoded by the coding sequence ATGGCCGAGACACACGGATACCACGACAACAAGGCCGCCTACCTGGCGCGGCTGCGGCGCATCGAGGGCCAGGTCCGGGGACTGCAACGGCTCGTCGACGAGGACACCTACTGCATCGACATCCTGACCCAGGTATCCGCCGTGAACAAGGCGCTGCAGGGCGTGGCGGTCGGCCTCGTGCAGGACCACCTCGGCCACTGCGTGCGTGACGCGGTCGCCTCCGGCGGGACCGAGGCCGACGCCAAGGTCGCCGAGGCCTCCGCGGCCATCGCGCGGCTGCTCCGCACCTGA
- a CDS encoding DUF47 domain-containing protein: MALRFRPADTTFYDLFTQAANHLVDGAALLAEMLGEGNDREGIAQRMRDAEHAADETTHAIIRRVNSTFVTPFDREDIYSLASSLDDVMDFMEEAVDLTLLYEVVKLPSELANQVEVIQRCAELTAESMPRLRTMADLEEYWIEINRLENLGDKSYRRILAKLFSGKYEALEVMKLKDVVDSLEAAIDAFETVANIVEQLVVKES; the protein is encoded by the coding sequence GTGGCTTTGCGCTTCCGCCCTGCCGACACCACGTTCTACGACCTGTTCACCCAGGCCGCCAACCACCTCGTCGACGGCGCGGCCCTGCTGGCCGAGATGCTCGGCGAGGGCAACGACCGCGAGGGCATCGCGCAGCGGATGCGCGACGCCGAGCACGCGGCGGACGAGACCACGCACGCGATCATCCGGCGGGTGAACAGCACGTTCGTCACGCCGTTCGACCGCGAGGACATCTACTCGCTGGCCTCCAGCCTCGACGACGTCATGGACTTCATGGAGGAGGCCGTCGACCTGACCCTGCTCTACGAGGTCGTGAAGCTGCCCTCCGAGCTGGCCAACCAGGTCGAGGTGATCCAGCGGTGCGCCGAGCTCACCGCCGAGTCGATGCCGCGCCTGCGGACGATGGCGGACCTCGAGGAGTACTGGATCGAGATCAACCGCCTGGAGAACCTCGGTGACAAGTCCTACCGACGGATCCTCGCCAAGCTGTTCAGCGGCAAGTACGAGGCCCTCGAGGTCATGAAGCTCAAGGACGTGGTCGACTCGCTCGAGGCGGCGATCGACGCGTTCGAGACGGTGGCGAACATCGTCGAGCAGCTCGTCGTCAAGGAGTCCTGA
- a CDS encoding anion permease — protein MAAIMNFVGAFLGQKVAQTVSEVIDLSHVSSPSHGLVIVLAGLIGAIGWNLVTWYFGLPSSSSHALIGGLVGSALVAGGVIRWATIVDKVLIPMIASPLVGFGLAFLVMLSIMWIFRRRNPHRVSRGFRLAQTVSAAALALGHGLQDAQKTMGVIFLALVTGNYISPDSDLPLWVIFSAAFAISAGTYSGGFRIMRTLGRKIIHLDPPRAFSAESVGALVLYTTAFVWHAPVSTTHIITSAIMGSGATKRLSAVRWGVAKNILVAWVSTFPAAGIFAAVVYLILKFVFQLP, from the coding sequence ATGGCCGCGATCATGAACTTCGTGGGCGCCTTCCTCGGCCAGAAGGTGGCGCAGACGGTCAGCGAGGTCATCGACCTCTCGCACGTCTCGTCCCCGAGCCACGGCCTGGTCATCGTGCTGGCCGGGCTGATCGGCGCCATCGGCTGGAACCTCGTCACCTGGTACTTCGGGCTGCCGTCGTCGTCGTCGCACGCGCTGATCGGCGGGCTCGTCGGGTCGGCGCTGGTGGCCGGCGGCGTCATCCGCTGGGCCACGATCGTCGACAAGGTGCTCATCCCGATGATCGCCTCCCCGCTGGTCGGCTTCGGCCTGGCCTTCCTGGTGATGCTCTCGATCATGTGGATCTTCCGGCGCCGCAACCCGCACCGGGTCTCCCGCGGCTTCCGCCTGGCCCAGACGGTCTCCGCGGCCGCCCTGGCGCTGGGCCACGGCCTCCAGGACGCGCAGAAGACGATGGGCGTGATCTTCCTGGCGCTGGTCACCGGGAACTACATCTCCCCGGACTCCGACCTGCCGCTCTGGGTGATCTTCTCGGCCGCCTTCGCGATCTCGGCCGGCACCTACTCCGGTGGCTTCCGGATCATGCGCACCCTCGGCCGCAAGATCATCCACCTCGACCCGCCGCGGGCCTTCTCGGCCGAGTCGGTGGGTGCGCTGGTGCTCTACACGACCGCGTTCGTCTGGCACGCGCCGGTCTCCACCACGCACATCATCACCTCGGCGATCATGGGCTCCGGCGCCACTAAGAGGCTGTCCGCGGTCCGCTGGGGCGTCGCGAAGAACATCCTGGTCGCCTGGGTCTCCACCTTCCCGGCCGCCGGCATCTTCGCCGCGGTGGTCTACCTGATCCTGAAGTTCGTCTTCCAGCTCCCCTGA
- the pstB gene encoding phosphate ABC transporter ATP-binding protein PstB, translating into MAKSIDVSDLDIYYGDFKAVEGVTMSIAARSVTALIGPSGCGKSTFLRSLNRMHEVIPGARVEGKIVIDGQDLYGAEVDPVEVRRQVGMVFQRPNPFPTMTIAENVLAGSRLNAKKMPKKTAEEIVERSLRGANLWTEVKDRLNKPGASLSGGQQQRLCIARAIAVEPQVLLMDEPCSALDPISTSAIEDLIHELKSDYTIVIVTHNMQQAARVSEDTGFFNLSAAGKPGRLVEMNPTRKIFSNPEQPATEAYISGRFG; encoded by the coding sequence ATGGCCAAGAGCATCGACGTCTCCGACCTCGACATCTACTACGGCGACTTCAAGGCCGTCGAGGGTGTCACGATGAGCATCGCCGCGCGTTCGGTGACCGCCCTGATCGGTCCGTCCGGTTGCGGCAAGTCCACGTTCCTGCGCTCGCTGAACCGGATGCACGAGGTGATCCCCGGCGCCCGCGTCGAGGGCAAGATCGTGATCGACGGGCAGGACCTGTACGGCGCCGAGGTCGACCCGGTCGAGGTGCGCCGCCAGGTCGGGATGGTGTTCCAGCGGCCGAACCCGTTCCCGACGATGACGATCGCCGAGAACGTGCTGGCCGGCTCGCGGCTGAACGCCAAGAAGATGCCGAAGAAGACGGCCGAGGAGATCGTCGAGCGGTCGCTGCGCGGCGCGAACCTCTGGACCGAGGTCAAGGACCGGCTGAACAAGCCCGGCGCCAGCCTGTCCGGCGGCCAGCAGCAGCGGCTCTGCATCGCGCGCGCGATCGCCGTCGAGCCGCAGGTGCTGCTGATGGACGAGCCGTGCTCCGCGCTCGACCCGATCTCGACCTCCGCGATCGAGGACCTGATCCACGAGCTCAAGAGCGACTACACGATCGTGATCGTCACCCACAACATGCAGCAGGCCGCGCGGGTCTCGGAGGACACCGGGTTCTTCAACCTCTCGGCCGCCGGCAAGCCCGGCCGGCTGGTGGAGATGAACCCGACCCGGAAGATCTTCAGCAACCCCGAGCAGCCGGCCACCGAGGCCTACATCTCCGGCCGCTTCGGCTGA
- the pstA gene encoding phosphate ABC transporter permease PstA, translated as MSPRAKTTHPPTPTEAPTVTPPTATAPAGSAHLALRRPRLPQWAPWLVAAVAASTSAILALLLGWSVVGWAIVAVLLYAVVLPSWSRVVENARAAKDRLVTTLVWAAFAVALVPLVALVWKVLAEGAPVVSAEFLTFSMRNVIGPGGGIYHAILGTLLITLAATVISVPIGLMSAIYLVEYGNSSRAARTITFLVDVMTGIPSIVAGLFAYALFVLFFGEGVRMGFGGAVALSLLMIPIVVRSCEEMLKLVPHDLREAAYALGVPKWRTITKVVLPTSLAGIITGVTLAIARVIGETAPLLIIAGSTDSVNTNLFAERMMTLPVFIYYSYTQPGVPAEYGQERAWGAALVLIVIVMALNLLARAVGRYFAPKSGR; from the coding sequence ATGAGCCCCCGCGCGAAGACGACCCACCCGCCGACCCCGACCGAGGCCCCGACCGTGACCCCTCCGACCGCCACCGCGCCGGCCGGCTCCGCGCACCTCGCGCTGCGCCGCCCGCGGCTGCCCCAGTGGGCACCCTGGCTGGTCGCCGCCGTGGCCGCGTCGACCTCGGCGATCCTGGCCCTGCTGCTCGGCTGGAGCGTGGTGGGCTGGGCGATCGTCGCGGTCCTGCTGTACGCCGTGGTGCTGCCGTCGTGGTCCCGGGTCGTGGAGAACGCCCGGGCCGCGAAGGACCGGCTGGTCACGACGCTGGTCTGGGCGGCGTTCGCGGTCGCGCTCGTGCCGCTCGTCGCGCTGGTCTGGAAGGTGCTCGCCGAGGGCGCCCCGGTGGTCAGCGCCGAGTTCCTGACCTTCTCGATGCGCAACGTGATCGGCCCCGGCGGCGGGATCTACCACGCCATCCTGGGCACCCTGCTGATCACGCTGGCCGCCACCGTGATCTCCGTCCCGATCGGCCTGATGAGCGCGATCTACCTGGTGGAGTACGGCAACAGCTCCCGCGCTGCCCGCACGATCACCTTCCTGGTCGACGTGATGACCGGCATCCCGTCGATCGTCGCCGGCCTGTTCGCCTACGCGCTGTTCGTGCTGTTCTTCGGCGAGGGCGTCCGGATGGGCTTCGGTGGGGCGGTGGCCCTCTCGCTGCTGATGATCCCGATCGTGGTGCGCTCCTGCGAGGAGATGCTCAAGCTGGTCCCGCACGACCTGCGCGAGGCGGCGTACGCCCTCGGCGTGCCGAAGTGGCGCACGATCACCAAGGTCGTGCTGCCCACCTCGCTGGCCGGCATCATCACCGGCGTCACGCTGGCCATCGCCCGCGTGATCGGCGAGACCGCGCCGCTGCTGATCATCGCCGGCTCCACCGACTCGGTGAACACCAACCTGTTCGCCGAGCGGATGATGACGCTGCCGGTGTTCATCTACTACTCCTACACGCAGCCGGGCGTCCCGGCCGAGTACGGCCAGGAGCGCGCCTGGGGAGCGGCGCTCGTGCTGATCGTGATCGTGATGGCCCTCAACCTGCTCGCCCGGGCGGTGGGGCGCTACTTCGCCCCCAAGTCCGGCCGCTGA
- the pstC gene encoding phosphate ABC transporter permease subunit PstC, whose translation MTATAAPPTEARKVKQRPGDRIFAGATRAAGYVILVALAGVAIFLTVEGIPAFSAGPDDLAGAANFVAYVWPLLFGTLLAAVLALLIATPLALGVALVISHYAPRRLATPLGYVVDLLAAVPSVVYGLWGLAFLGPKLAPVYAWLADHLGFIPFFAGPASATGRTILTAAIVLAIMVLPIITAITREIFAQTPTLHQEAALALGATRWEMLRLAVFPYARSGIVSAVMLGLGRALGETMAVAMVLSASGVITFNLISTTNPSTIAANIALGFPEATGLRVNALIASGLVLFVITFAVNFAARSIVGRRERRMA comes from the coding sequence GTGACCGCCACCGCAGCACCGCCGACGGAAGCTCGCAAGGTCAAGCAGCGCCCCGGTGACCGCATCTTCGCCGGCGCCACCCGGGCGGCCGGCTACGTCATCCTGGTCGCGCTGGCCGGCGTCGCGATCTTCCTGACCGTCGAGGGCATCCCCGCCTTCAGCGCCGGCCCGGACGACCTGGCCGGAGCCGCCAACTTCGTGGCCTACGTGTGGCCGCTGCTGTTCGGCACGCTGCTCGCGGCCGTGCTCGCCCTGCTGATCGCCACCCCGCTCGCCCTCGGTGTCGCGCTGGTGATCTCGCACTACGCCCCGCGCCGGCTCGCCACCCCGCTCGGGTACGTCGTCGACCTGCTGGCCGCCGTACCCAGCGTCGTCTACGGCCTGTGGGGCCTGGCGTTCCTCGGCCCGAAGCTGGCCCCGGTCTACGCCTGGCTCGCCGACCACCTGGGCTTCATCCCGTTCTTCGCCGGGCCCGCGTCGGCGACCGGCCGCACCATCCTGACCGCCGCGATCGTGCTGGCGATCATGGTGCTGCCGATCATCACCGCGATCACCCGGGAGATCTTCGCCCAGACGCCGACGCTGCACCAGGAGGCCGCGCTCGCCCTGGGCGCGACCCGCTGGGAGATGCTCCGGCTGGCGGTGTTCCCCTACGCCCGCTCCGGCATCGTCTCGGCCGTGATGCTGGGCCTGGGCCGCGCCCTCGGCGAGACGATGGCCGTGGCCATGGTGCTGTCGGCGAGCGGCGTGATCACCTTCAACCTGATCAGCACCACGAACCCGTCCACGATCGCCGCGAACATCGCGCTCGGCTTCCCCGAGGCGACCGGCCTGCGGGTCAACGCCCTCATCGCCAGCGGCCTGGTGCTGTTCGTGATCACCTTCGCCGTGAACTTCGCCGCCCGCTCCATCGTGGGCCGGCGCGAACGGAGGATGGCATGA
- the pstS gene encoding phosphate ABC transporter substrate-binding protein PstS, protein MKLSSFRRTAAPSVAVLALGLSLTACAAGNEQPSSSDTTAAGGTTLSGTLNGAGSSAQEAAQGAWTAAFQTANSGATVNYDPVGSGGGREQFLAGGVSFAGSDSYMADTELASSKKTCGGTEAFEVPAYVSPIAVVYNLDGVSDLKLSPEALAGIFAGKITKWNDPAIAADNSGVKLPSTAVTPVHRSDDSGTQDNFTQYLSAVAPDTWTNEPDGVWPLKSGEGANGTSGVIESVKNGAGSIGFADESQAGDLGVAQVKVGSAYVTPSAESAAKTVDVSPRVKGRPAGDIAIDVDRKTTESGAYPIVLVSYVIACPTYSDAKTADLVKGYLSYLVGTDGQAAAAKAAGSAPLSSTLSDEATKQVDTIKAG, encoded by the coding sequence GTGAAGCTCTCGTCCTTCCGCCGGACCGCAGCACCGTCCGTCGCGGTCCTCGCCCTCGGCCTCAGCCTGACGGCGTGCGCCGCCGGCAACGAGCAGCCCTCGTCCAGCGACACCACGGCCGCGGGCGGCACCACGCTCAGCGGCACCCTGAACGGCGCCGGCTCGAGCGCCCAGGAGGCCGCCCAGGGTGCCTGGACCGCCGCCTTCCAGACCGCCAACAGCGGCGCCACCGTCAACTACGACCCGGTGGGCTCCGGCGGCGGCCGCGAGCAGTTCCTCGCCGGCGGCGTCTCCTTCGCCGGGTCGGACTCCTACATGGCCGACACCGAGCTCGCCTCCTCCAAGAAGACCTGCGGCGGCACCGAGGCGTTCGAGGTCCCGGCCTACGTCAGCCCGATCGCCGTGGTCTACAACCTCGACGGCGTCAGCGACCTGAAGCTGTCCCCCGAGGCGCTCGCCGGCATCTTCGCCGGCAAGATCACCAAGTGGAACGACCCGGCGATCGCGGCCGACAACTCCGGCGTCAAGCTGCCCTCCACGGCCGTCACCCCCGTGCACCGCTCGGACGACTCGGGCACCCAGGACAACTTCACCCAGTACCTCTCCGCGGTCGCTCCCGACACCTGGACCAACGAGCCCGACGGTGTCTGGCCGCTGAAGTCCGGCGAGGGCGCCAACGGCACCTCCGGCGTCATCGAGTCGGTCAAGAACGGCGCCGGCTCGATCGGCTTCGCCGACGAGAGCCAGGCCGGTGACCTCGGCGTCGCCCAGGTGAAGGTCGGCAGCGCGTACGTCACCCCGTCGGCCGAGTCGGCCGCCAAGACCGTCGACGTCTCGCCCCGCGTCAAGGGCCGCCCGGCCGGCGACATCGCCATCGACGTGGACCGCAAGACCACCGAGTCCGGCGCGTACCCGATCGTCCTGGTGTCCTACGTGATCGCGTGCCCGACGTACTCCGACGCCAAGACCGCGGACCTGGTCAAGGGCTACCTGTCCTACCTGGTCGGCACCGACGGCCAGGCCGCCGCGGCCAAGGCAGCCGGCTCGGCGCCGCTGTCGAGCACGCTCAGCGACGAGGCCACCAAGCAGGTCGACACCATCAAGGCCGGCTGA
- a CDS encoding SixA phosphatase family protein, with translation MGAGREGRPDAVLPPRPRDARRGGRPAQAEQPDRRAPARQGDPRKAWTDEDRLRPLHPDGELQAEQVVPVLGAYGVQRVVSSTSTRCRQTVGPYADVLDVDVETSRELSEEEVDPDAVEALVHGLIEAGEPAVVCTHRPVLPHVYAALGVPDPKLDAGGDGGGPPPPRPGGRRGAAHRLRNGLSRGDTPSFT, from the coding sequence GTGGGTGCCGGTCGAGAAGGCCGGCCGGATGCTGTCCTACCGCCGCGACCGCGAGACGCTCGCCGAGGCGGCCGGCCTGCGCAAGCGGAGCAACCCGATCGTCGTGCTCCGGCACGGCAAGGCGACCCCCGGAAGGCCTGGACCGACGAGGACCGCCTGCGCCCGCTGCACCCCGACGGCGAGCTGCAGGCCGAGCAGGTGGTGCCGGTCCTGGGCGCCTACGGCGTGCAGCGGGTGGTCAGCTCGACCAGCACCCGCTGCCGGCAGACCGTCGGCCCGTACGCCGACGTGCTCGACGTGGACGTGGAGACCAGTCGGGAGCTGTCCGAGGAGGAGGTCGACCCGGACGCCGTCGAGGCCCTGGTGCACGGGCTGATCGAGGCCGGTGAACCGGCCGTCGTCTGCACCCACCGACCGGTGCTGCCGCACGTCTACGCGGCCCTCGGCGTCCCCGACCCGAAGCTCGACGCGGGGGGCGATGGTGGTGGTCCACCACCGCCGCGGCCGGGTGGTCGCCGTGGAGCAGCACACCGCCTGAGGAACGGCCTGTCGCGCGGCGACACACCGTCGTTCACGTGA